One Bacillota bacterium genomic region harbors:
- a CDS encoding MoaD/ThiS family protein, with translation MKIEVVLYATLTRYHPEEKGNKPFSVELPEGATIKELIEKVGIQEGEAKQVFIRHKSRRPDYVLEDGERVAIFPPVAGG, from the coding sequence ATGAAAATAGAGGTTGTGCTCTACGCTACCCTGACCCGCTATCATCCGGAAGAGAAAGGCAATAAACCTTTCAGCGTTGAACTACCGGAAGGGGCGACAATAAAGGAACTGATTGAAAAAGTGGGAATTCAGGAAGGCGAGGCGAAGCAGGTTTTTATCAGGCACAAAAGCCGCCGACCCGATTACGTTCTTGAAGATGGTGAACGGGTGGCTATATTTCCTCCCGTAGCAGGAGGATAG
- a CDS encoding aldehyde ferredoxin oxidoreductase C-terminal domain-containing protein, translated as MDKIVRVNMTDKKVTVEPVPDKYKGKGGRWLTSLMVSDEVPAGAHPLGPNNKLFFAPGMVTGTHAPNSGRISVGGKSPLTGGIKEANAGSPFPQKLARMGYAALVLEGLVEDDKRWLLKLGLDGGELLPADDLKDKGTYECAKMLWDKYGEKTAFCVNGPAGEAKMAMAGIAFNDPEGRPARYAGRGGLGAVMGSKGLKAIVLEDENAPAVKPKDPEMFKAGQKKLADAILSHDVTKKGGALNSYGTAVLINILNEAGGLPTNNFRTGVFDGAQKISGEALAEAAKTRGGAGMMGHSCHPGCIIHCSNVYAKEDGSEHVSCVEYESSWSLGANCGIDNLDQVAELIRMCNDYGVDTIEAGVTVGVAMEAGLAKFGDGKGAIELFSEIGKRSPLGHILGQGAQFTGEAYGVTRIPTVKRQGMPAYEPRAVKGIGVTYITTPMGADHTAGYTIAPEILSVGGKAEPLSAKDKIGLSKAFQQTTAFIDSCGYCLFIAFPILDIPSGFDGVVETVNGMLGTKYTGDDVTRIGDEILRIEKDFNVRAGVGGKDADRPPEFMRYEKLPPHNHVWDIPDEELDTFWDK; from the coding sequence ATGGACAAAATTGTTCGCGTCAATATGACGGACAAGAAGGTAACGGTTGAACCGGTTCCGGATAAGTACAAAGGTAAAGGTGGACGCTGGCTGACCTCTCTGATGGTATCCGATGAGGTACCGGCCGGAGCACACCCCCTGGGACCGAATAACAAGTTATTCTTCGCCCCGGGGATGGTTACCGGCACCCATGCGCCCAACTCGGGACGCATCTCGGTCGGTGGCAAATCTCCTCTCACCGGTGGGATCAAGGAAGCCAATGCCGGATCTCCCTTCCCCCAGAAATTGGCCCGGATGGGCTATGCAGCCCTGGTTCTTGAAGGCCTCGTGGAAGATGACAAACGCTGGTTGCTCAAGCTTGGATTGGACGGCGGAGAACTGCTGCCGGCAGATGACCTTAAAGACAAGGGAACTTATGAATGTGCGAAGATGTTATGGGATAAATACGGAGAAAAAACTGCCTTTTGCGTAAACGGTCCGGCCGGAGAAGCAAAAATGGCCATGGCCGGGATAGCATTTAATGACCCCGAGGGAAGGCCCGCACGCTATGCCGGGCGAGGCGGACTCGGAGCCGTTATGGGCAGCAAGGGGCTGAAAGCAATTGTTCTCGAAGATGAAAATGCCCCGGCAGTTAAGCCAAAAGATCCTGAAATGTTCAAGGCCGGTCAGAAAAAACTGGCTGATGCCATCCTTTCTCATGATGTAACCAAGAAGGGCGGAGCGCTGAACAGCTACGGTACTGCAGTGCTGATCAATATCCTCAATGAAGCAGGCGGTCTACCGACCAACAACTTCCGCACCGGCGTTTTCGACGGCGCCCAGAAAATCAGCGGTGAAGCCCTGGCCGAGGCAGCCAAGACGAGAGGCGGCGCCGGAATGATGGGTCACAGCTGCCACCCCGGCTGTATTATCCACTGCTCCAATGTCTATGCAAAGGAAGACGGCAGTGAGCATGTTTCCTGCGTGGAATATGAATCATCCTGGTCGCTCGGGGCAAACTGTGGTATCGACAATCTTGATCAAGTAGCCGAACTGATCCGGATGTGCAACGACTACGGAGTAGATACCATCGAAGCCGGCGTTACTGTCGGTGTGGCCATGGAAGCAGGTTTGGCCAAATTCGGCGACGGTAAAGGGGCCATTGAACTTTTCAGTGAGATCGGCAAGCGCAGCCCGCTTGGCCATATTCTCGGCCAGGGTGCCCAGTTCACCGGTGAAGCCTACGGCGTGACCCGCATTCCCACCGTCAAGCGCCAGGGAATGCCTGCTTACGAACCGCGTGCAGTCAAAGGGATTGGCGTAACCTATATCACCACCCCGATGGGTGCCGACCATACGGCCGGCTATACTATTGCTCCCGAAATCCTCTCTGTTGGAGGTAAGGCAGAACCGCTGTCGGCGAAAGATAAGATCGGTCTCTCCAAGGCTTTCCAGCAGACAACCGCCTTTATCGATTCCTGTGGCTACTGTCTCTTTATTGCCTTCCCCATCCTCGACATTCCATCCGGATTCGACGGGGTAGTAGAAACGGTTAACGGCATGCTCGGTACCAAGTACACCGGTGATGATGTAACCAGGATCGGTGATGAAATCCTGCGCATCGAGAAAGATTTCAATGTCAGGGCCGGAGTCGGTGGCAAAGATGCCGACCGTCCGCCCGAGTTTATGCGGTATGAAAAACTGCCGCCGCACAACCATGTCTGGGATATCCCCGACGAAGAACTCGATACTTTCTGGGATAAGTAA
- a CDS encoding radical SAM protein, giving the protein MAVARKFNSLPEVAHIMQKDNYVYDERNGEIILHKIGAGLKKLYLEPTARCNLECITCMRRQWPDAPDGEMSMKLFDKLLDQMTQFPDLERVHLGGFGEPLAHSRALEMIHRLTENGYRVSFNTNGTLVTEEVSRELIKSGVQAVYFSIDGLDQDMFGKIRVNGQLEEVIENIKTLRRLKQEMKVYNPKIGLEFVMMRSNVDQLAKLPMLAKELGSPEVLITNLLAYSEEMYNEVLYEVPGVDRSMGSGALAPLSWKNVEPQFQFPEPAVWPAVEQDFVLWGSMRLPRMYWGSSRRCSFIDKDAAVIRWDGMVAPCFALMYSYPYILDNRRKEVSEYSLGNIGEQDLYDIWNSPDYIRFRYKVRNYSFPSCMDCSASKTCDYADKNEDCWGNVPSCADCLWSQGIVRCP; this is encoded by the coding sequence ATGGCCGTAGCAAGAAAGTTCAATTCCCTTCCCGAGGTTGCTCATATAATGCAGAAAGATAATTATGTCTATGATGAACGGAACGGGGAAATAATTTTACACAAGATTGGGGCCGGGCTCAAGAAGCTTTACCTGGAACCGACAGCCCGCTGCAACCTCGAATGTATCACCTGCATGCGCCGGCAGTGGCCCGATGCACCTGACGGTGAAATGAGCATGAAGCTTTTCGACAAACTTCTGGATCAGATGACGCAGTTCCCCGATCTGGAAAGGGTCCATCTCGGCGGCTTCGGTGAACCGTTGGCCCATTCGAGAGCGCTGGAAATGATCCACAGGCTGACTGAAAACGGCTACCGAGTTTCCTTTAATACCAACGGCACCCTGGTTACAGAAGAGGTTTCCCGGGAGCTGATCAAAAGCGGTGTGCAGGCCGTCTACTTTTCCATCGACGGCTTGGACCAGGATATGTTCGGCAAGATCAGGGTTAACGGACAACTGGAAGAAGTCATTGAGAATATCAAGACCCTGCGCCGACTGAAACAGGAGATGAAGGTTTACAACCCCAAAATTGGGCTGGAGTTTGTAATGATGCGCAGCAACGTGGACCAACTGGCCAAGCTTCCTATGCTGGCCAAAGAACTCGGTTCGCCGGAAGTGCTGATAACTAACCTGCTGGCTTATTCGGAAGAGATGTATAACGAAGTGCTCTATGAAGTACCAGGTGTAGACCGTAGTATGGGTTCAGGGGCACTCGCTCCGCTGAGCTGGAAAAACGTTGAGCCGCAGTTCCAGTTTCCCGAACCGGCAGTCTGGCCGGCCGTAGAACAGGATTTTGTATTATGGGGCTCCATGCGCCTGCCGAGGATGTACTGGGGCAGCAGCCGCCGCTGCAGTTTTATTGATAAGGACGCTGCGGTAATCCGCTGGGACGGCATGGTCGCCCCCTGTTTTGCCCTGATGTATTCATACCCATATATTCTTGATAACCGCAGGAAAGAGGTTTCCGAATACAGCCTGGGCAACATCGGCGAGCAGGATCTATATGATATCTGGAATAGTCCCGACTACATCCGCTTCAGATATAAAGTGCGGAATTACAGCTTCCCGTCATGCATGGACTGCTCGGCAAGCAAAACCTGTGATTATGCCGATAAAAATGAAGATTGCTGGGGCAATGTCCCCTCCTGTGCCGACTGTTTATGGTCGCAGGGGATCGTGCGCTGCCCCTGA
- a CDS encoding glycosidase, which produces MIYYNHQRPTTLFKRFEGNPIITPDTWPYPANATFNPGAIKHNGETKLLVRVEDMRGFSHITVARSKDGKKDWKVDNNHILLPDSNYNEERWGIEDPRIVWLEDLGQYAITYVSFSKDGPVVSLALSKDLKKFKRRGAMLPPEDKDASLFPRKIKNRYMLIHRPIIRGEAHVWIANSPDLIHWGEHRILLPVRPGWWDSTRVGLGPPPLETSEGWLIIYHGVRMTASGSLYRVGLALLDLDEPWNIIKRSDQWVFGPHEPYERVGDVPGVTFPTGITHDPATDELNMYYGAADTSVCVASAKLQDLLDYLKSCSDSKEEGFCVI; this is translated from the coding sequence ATGATTTACTATAACCACCAGAGACCGACCACGCTTTTCAAGCGTTTTGAAGGCAATCCCATCATTACCCCCGATACCTGGCCCTACCCGGCAAATGCTACTTTCAATCCGGGAGCGATCAAGCATAATGGGGAAACAAAACTGCTGGTCCGGGTCGAGGATATGCGCGGTTTTTCGCACATTACTGTTGCTCGCAGCAAGGATGGTAAAAAAGACTGGAAAGTCGATAACAACCACATCCTCCTGCCCGATTCAAATTACAACGAGGAGAGATGGGGGATAGAAGACCCCCGGATCGTTTGGCTTGAGGACCTCGGTCAGTATGCTATTACATATGTTTCCTTCTCCAAAGATGGACCGGTGGTATCACTGGCCCTCTCTAAGGACCTGAAGAAATTCAAACGTCGCGGAGCCATGCTCCCCCCTGAAGACAAAGACGCATCACTATTCCCGCGGAAGATCAAGAATCGCTACATGCTCATTCACCGCCCGATAATCCGCGGTGAAGCCCATGTCTGGATCGCCAATTCACCCGATCTGATCCACTGGGGAGAGCACAGGATTCTACTGCCGGTCCGTCCGGGCTGGTGGGACAGCACACGGGTCGGCCTGGGGCCTCCGCCGCTTGAAACGAGTGAAGGCTGGCTGATCATCTACCACGGAGTGCGCATGACTGCTTCGGGCAGCCTCTATCGGGTTGGCCTGGCTTTGCTCGATCTTGATGAACCATGGAATATTATCAAGCGCAGCGATCAGTGGGTCTTTGGCCCTCATGAACCTTACGAAAGGGTCGGCGATGTGCCGGGTGTAACCTTCCCGACCGGAATAACCCATGATCCCGCCACCGATGAACTGAACATGTATTACGGAGCCGCCGACACCAGTGTCTGTGTCGCCTCCGCCAAACTGCAGGACCTGCTTGATTACCTGAAAAGCTGCAGTGATTCGAAAGAGGAGGGTTTCTGCGTCATCTGA
- a CDS encoding MBL fold metallo-hydrolase — protein sequence MKLKEKIFMYLWQGRANNCNSYIYKGEKTILFDPGHIFNDFDENCLEQLYKKMVEDGFKLEDLDYILCTHGHPDHVQSVGLLREQTGARFGIHQGDSFILEALSKHYGSGSDIELPSLQPDFYLEEGLLDIGLSDNNSADQIEVIHTPGHSPGCVCFHLPGEKALISGDTVFQGSVGRTDLPGGDTGTLGQSIEKLSGIEGIEFVLPGHMGYVKGAAMVMQNYDRIKRYFFG from the coding sequence ATGAAATTAAAGGAAAAAATTTTCATGTACCTATGGCAGGGCCGGGCCAACAACTGCAACAGCTACATCTATAAGGGAGAGAAAACAATACTTTTCGATCCGGGACACATTTTCAATGACTTCGACGAAAACTGCCTGGAACAGCTCTACAAGAAAATGGTCGAAGACGGCTTCAAGCTGGAAGATCTTGACTACATACTCTGCACCCATGGTCATCCCGATCATGTCCAGTCGGTTGGTTTGCTGCGTGAGCAGACTGGCGCCCGCTTCGGCATTCACCAGGGCGATTCCTTTATTCTTGAAGCTCTGAGCAAGCATTATGGTTCAGGCAGCGATATAGAGCTGCCTTCCCTGCAGCCGGATTTCTACCTGGAAGAAGGCCTGCTTGATATCGGTTTGAGTGACAATAACAGCGCCGACCAGATTGAAGTAATTCATACCCCGGGACATTCTCCGGGCTGTGTCTGTTTCCATCTGCCCGGTGAAAAAGCGCTGATCAGCGGTGATACCGTTTTTCAGGGCAGTGTCGGCCGGACCGATCTGCCGGGAGGCGATACAGGAACACTTGGTCAGAGCATCGAGAAACTTTCCGGGATCGAAGGCATTGAATTTGTCCTGCCCGGCCATATGGGCTACGTAAAAGGCGCAGCCATGGTCATGCAGAATTACGACCGGATCAAACGCTACTTTTTTGGCTAA
- a CDS encoding glycosyltransferase family 4 protein: MKIAMLAPISWRTPPRHYGPWEWVVSMLTEGLVRRGIDVTLYATADSLTRAKLEAVAPRPWSEDPELEPKVWECLHISEVFENAGRYDLIHNNFDFLPLSYSGLVSTPVLTTIHGFSSPRILPVFRKYNGKAHYVAISEADRHPDLDYAATVYHGIPVADYPFSESFSTAQSPEGYLLFFGRIHHDKGVYESIRLAKQAGLPLVIAGIIQDQNYFDRYVAPYLDDETVRYIGPVGPGSKGKLLGEARALLHLINFDEPFGISVVESMACGTPVIAFNRGSMSELIVDGETGFLVGDLDEANGTLYKLDNIDRRKCRQRVVENFTIDIMVDRYIEVYRKIIS, translated from the coding sequence ATGAAAATTGCGATGCTGGCCCCCATATCCTGGCGTACCCCACCCCGACACTACGGACCCTGGGAGTGGGTGGTCAGCATGCTCACTGAAGGTTTGGTCAGGCGCGGCATTGACGTTACCCTCTATGCTACGGCCGATTCTCTCACCAGGGCTAAACTCGAAGCGGTGGCGCCACGACCCTGGTCCGAGGACCCCGAGCTGGAACCGAAAGTCTGGGAATGTCTCCACATCTCGGAGGTTTTCGAAAATGCGGGTCGCTATGACCTCATCCATAACAATTTCGATTTTTTACCCTTAAGCTATTCAGGCTTGGTTAGCACACCTGTTCTGACTACCATCCACGGTTTTTCTTCTCCGCGGATTCTGCCTGTTTTCCGCAAGTACAACGGGAAGGCCCACTACGTGGCGATCAGCGAAGCAGACCGACATCCCGATCTCGATTACGCCGCAACGGTCTACCACGGCATTCCCGTTGCAGATTATCCTTTCAGCGAAAGCTTCTCGACCGCTCAGTCACCCGAAGGTTACCTGCTATTCTTCGGCCGCATTCATCACGACAAGGGAGTTTACGAATCGATCCGTCTGGCCAAGCAGGCCGGCTTACCGCTGGTGATCGCCGGGATAATTCAGGACCAAAACTATTTCGATCGTTACGTCGCCCCGTACCTCGACGATGAAACAGTACGCTACATCGGCCCGGTCGGCCCAGGTAGCAAGGGAAAGCTGCTCGGCGAAGCCCGTGCCCTGCTGCATCTGATCAATTTTGACGAGCCCTTCGGTATCAGTGTGGTAGAATCGATGGCCTGCGGCACACCGGTCATCGCCTTCAACCGAGGTTCCATGTCCGAGCTGATCGTCGACGGTGAAACCGGATTTCTGGTCGGCGATCTCGACGAAGCCAACGGCACTCTCTACAAGCTCGATAATATCGACCGCCGGAAGTGCCGGCAGCGGGTTGTAGAGAATTTTACCATCGATATCATGGTCGATCGCTACATAGAGGTCTACAGGAAGATAATCAGCTAA